From Curtobacterium sp. SGAir0471, the proteins below share one genomic window:
- a CDS encoding flagellar biosynthesis protein FlhA: MNRKDLPKLAVPVFIVGIVLLLILPVPSFLLDVLIILNILLALVILLTTLFVKKPLDFSVFPSLLLVATLFRLGLNVASTRLVLGEGFAGDVIQAFGHVAVSGSIIIGAVVFLILVVIQFVVVTKGAERVAEVGARFTLDAMPGKQMAIDADLNAGLITDAEAKERRAAVSAEADFYGAMDGASKFVKGDAIAGILIIVINLVGGIAIGMLQNGLSVTDALSKYGILTIGDGLVTQIPALLMAVSTGMIVTRSGAETEIGASATAQLTQSRNALMIAGVAAIAMGFIPGMPIVPFLLIGAGLLFAGWRLSRQAAQQAAAAEQQQALEAAAPSADSPEDLLEQMRVHALEILLAPDLVDMVSGSSDDLLGRVRALRRKIAVDMGIVVPPVRTRDSIELPPSTYAIRIAGVEAGRGTAPSRSVLALGDQLDGLPGTATVEPVFGLAGKWVPAELRHAAEMTGATVIDRVSVLVTHLQAVIGDNAARLLTREDVKVLTDGVKQVNPAAVEELVPGMLSLAEVQRVLQGLLAERVPINDLGRICEALTLRAKVSTDPEGLVEAARAALGPALPARHAEAGTLRVIMIDPLLEQSMLEGLRPSEQGTQIVLDAHRIEQVLGSLRDAVRSVEEQGLSAVLVCAPQLRPAVHRMVSAQANGLPVLSYQEATAAGSTIETVGVVRAADPIAA, encoded by the coding sequence ATGAACCGCAAGGACCTGCCCAAGCTCGCCGTCCCGGTCTTCATCGTCGGCATCGTCCTGCTGCTGATCCTGCCCGTGCCGTCGTTCCTGCTCGACGTGCTCATCATCCTGAACATCCTGCTGGCGCTGGTGATCCTGCTCACGACGCTCTTCGTGAAGAAGCCGCTCGACTTCTCGGTGTTCCCGTCGCTGCTCCTCGTCGCGACGCTCTTCCGGCTCGGGCTCAACGTGGCGTCGACGCGCTTGGTGCTCGGCGAAGGGTTCGCGGGTGACGTCATCCAGGCGTTCGGCCACGTCGCGGTGTCCGGCTCGATCATCATCGGCGCCGTCGTCTTCCTCATCCTGGTCGTCATCCAGTTCGTCGTCGTGACGAAGGGTGCCGAGCGCGTCGCCGAGGTCGGGGCGCGGTTCACCCTCGACGCGATGCCCGGCAAGCAGATGGCGATCGACGCGGACCTCAACGCCGGGCTCATCACCGACGCCGAGGCGAAGGAGCGTCGCGCGGCCGTCTCCGCCGAGGCCGACTTCTACGGCGCGATGGACGGCGCGTCGAAGTTCGTCAAGGGCGACGCCATCGCGGGCATCCTCATCATCGTGATCAACCTCGTCGGTGGCATCGCGATCGGCATGCTCCAGAACGGGCTCTCGGTCACCGACGCGCTGTCGAAGTACGGCATCCTGACGATCGGCGACGGGCTCGTCACGCAGATCCCCGCGCTGCTCATGGCGGTGTCCACGGGCATGATCGTCACCCGGTCCGGCGCGGAGACCGAGATCGGCGCCTCGGCGACGGCACAGCTGACGCAGTCCCGGAACGCCCTGATGATCGCCGGGGTCGCCGCGATCGCGATGGGCTTCATCCCCGGCATGCCGATCGTCCCGTTCCTGCTCATCGGCGCCGGACTGCTCTTCGCCGGCTGGCGGCTCTCGCGGCAGGCGGCGCAGCAGGCGGCCGCTGCCGAGCAGCAGCAGGCGCTCGAGGCCGCAGCGCCGTCCGCGGACAGCCCCGAGGACCTGCTCGAGCAGATGCGCGTCCACGCACTCGAGATCCTGCTCGCCCCGGACCTGGTCGACATGGTGTCCGGCTCCTCCGACGACCTGCTCGGCCGGGTGCGCGCCCTCCGGCGCAAGATCGCCGTCGACATGGGCATCGTCGTGCCGCCCGTCCGGACCCGCGACAGCATCGAACTGCCGCCGTCGACCTACGCGATCCGCATCGCCGGCGTCGAGGCCGGGCGGGGAACCGCACCGTCCCGCAGCGTGCTCGCGCTCGGCGACCAGCTCGACGGGCTGCCGGGCACCGCGACCGTCGAGCCGGTGTTCGGACTCGCCGGCAAGTGGGTCCCCGCCGAGCTCCGGCACGCCGCCGAGATGACCGGCGCGACCGTCATCGACCGCGTCTCCGTGCTCGTCACACACCTGCAGGCCGTGATCGGCGACAACGCGGCACGCCTGCTCACCCGCGAGGACGTCAAGGTGCTCACCGACGGCGTCAAGCAGGTCAACCCCGCCGCGGTCGAGGAGCTCGTCCCCGGCATGCTCTCCCTCGCCGAGGTCCAACGGGTGCTCCAGGGCCTGCTCGCCGAGCGGGTCCCGATCAACGACCTCGGGCGGATCTGCGAGGCGCTGACCCTCCGTGCGAAGGTGTCGACCGACCCCGAGGGGCTCGTCGAGGCCGCCCGCGCCGCCCTCGGTCCGGCGCTGCCCGCGCGGCACGCCGAGGCCGGCACGCTCCGGGTGATCATGATCGATCCGCTGCTCGAGCAGTCGATGCTCGAGGGGCTGCGGCCGTCCGAGCAGGGCACCCAGATCGTGCTCGACGCCCACCGCATCGAGCAGGTCCTCGGCTCCCTGCGCGACGCCGTGCGCAGCGTCGAGGAACAGGGGCTGTCCGCCGTGCTCGTCTGTGCGCCGCAGCTCCGGCCGGCCGTGCACCGCATGGTGTCGGCCCAGGCGAACGGCCTGCCCGTGCTCTCCTACCAGGAGGCCACCGCCGCGGGCTCCACCATCGAGACCGTGGGAGTGGTCCGTGCCGCCGACCCGATCGCTGCGTAG
- the csrA gene encoding carbon storage regulator CsrA, with protein MLVLTRKVGERILIGDDVVITVLDSRGDGVRIGIDAPRGVKIQREEVVRAVIEANAEAAAAAAAPATEGSDDAEARLRAALGDLGRAADQG; from the coding sequence GTGCTGGTACTCACGCGGAAGGTCGGGGAGCGGATCCTCATCGGTGACGACGTCGTCATCACGGTCCTCGACAGCCGCGGCGACGGCGTGCGGATCGGCATCGACGCACCGCGCGGGGTCAAGATCCAGCGCGAGGAGGTCGTGCGCGCCGTGATCGAGGCGAACGCCGAGGCTGCTGCTGCGGCCGCGGCTCCCGCGACGGAGGGCAGCGACGACGCCGAGGCGCGCCTCCGTGCGGCGCTCGGTGACCTGGGCCGGGCCGCGGACCAGGGCTGA
- a CDS encoding DNA-binding protein produces the protein MFAVTVDQVGSRSDDDRVEQAIDVVRTTADGRLVLAPERTAGDEFQFLLDDAGALLDVVFALARSDGWSIGIGIGDVEEPVPSSTRAARGDAFVTARAAVDRAKDVPEHLALEVAPGRRLGTADVEPLVTQTVRARQRRSREGWELADLLRAGHSRTEAAELLGVTPQAVAKRWSAADLRSDDAVHAALARLLTEADTPAGTDTLTEADTQAGTDTPA, from the coding sequence ATGTTCGCAGTGACCGTGGACCAGGTGGGCAGCCGTTCGGACGACGACCGGGTCGAGCAGGCCATCGACGTCGTCCGGACCACGGCCGACGGGCGCCTGGTGCTGGCGCCGGAGCGGACCGCCGGCGACGAGTTCCAGTTCCTGCTCGACGATGCGGGCGCCCTGCTCGACGTCGTGTTCGCCCTCGCGCGCTCGGACGGGTGGAGCATCGGCATCGGCATCGGAGACGTTGAGGAACCGGTCCCGTCCTCGACGCGGGCTGCTCGGGGTGACGCCTTCGTCACCGCCCGTGCAGCCGTCGACCGGGCGAAGGACGTCCCCGAGCACCTGGCACTCGAGGTGGCTCCGGGGCGTCGACTCGGCACCGCCGACGTCGAACCCCTCGTGACGCAGACCGTCCGCGCCCGACAGCGGCGCTCCCGGGAGGGCTGGGAGCTCGCCGACCTGCTGCGCGCCGGGCACTCCCGGACCGAGGCCGCCGAACTGCTCGGGGTCACCCCGCAGGCGGTCGCCAAGCGCTGGTCGGCCGCGGACCTGCGCTCCGACGACGCCGTGCACGCGGCACTCGCACGGCTCCTGACCGAAGCAGACACCCCGGCCGGGACGGACACCCTGACCGAGGCGGACACCCAGGCCGGAACGGACACGCCCGCATGA
- a CDS encoding acyl-CoA dehydrogenase family protein, with the protein MVDTAPARPTSTTEAPNADATGDPAAGTPTGGTATDVRIDTTLLGELLLGRWAEDRRISRRLSLDPGLHKIEGQPIAEHRARVLEQLRVLVDAGAIQRPYPTEFGGQENHGGNLAAFEELTTADPSLQIKAGVQWGLFGSAVHHLGTERNHREFLPGIIRFDVPGCFAMTETGHGSDVQSIATSATYDPDTQEFVVHTPFRGAWKDYIGNAALHGRAAVVFAKLVTRGVDHGVHAFYVPLRDEDGAFLPGVGGEDDGVKGGLNGIDNGRLWFDHVRVPRTNLLNRYGDVAEDGTYTSPIASPGRRFFTMLGTLVQGRVSLDGAAVVAQKVGLQIALTYAAERRQFPTGGGDEGVLLDYGRHQRRLIPRLATVFAQSFAHEKLLQTFDDVFSGREDTPQRREDLETQAAAFKAMSTWSALDTLQECREACGGAGFLAENRLTSLRADLDVYVTFEGDNTILLQLVGKRLLTDFRAKAPRDAASTARFVAAQAATKLADASGIRRLGQTVSDRGSLAASVTDLQDPRTQRALLAGRVDTMVSEIGVRLASAGKDRARAAKLLNRSQHELIEAAKAHAELMQWDAFTDAIEAVAPGDTRRVLVWLRDLFALGLLEQHLDWHLLHGRLSTQRARAVSAYVDRLVARLRPVVPQLIESFGYAPEHVRAPIALGEERARQEEAAAWFAAEAAASRLPEQEKRPRP; encoded by the coding sequence ATGGTCGACACCGCACCCGCACGCCCCACCTCGACGACCGAGGCCCCGAACGCCGACGCCACGGGCGACCCGGCAGCGGGCACCCCGACGGGCGGCACGGCCACCGACGTCCGGATCGACACGACGCTGCTCGGCGAGCTCCTGCTCGGACGCTGGGCCGAGGACCGCCGGATCTCGCGCCGTCTGTCGCTCGACCCCGGCCTGCACAAGATCGAGGGCCAGCCGATCGCGGAGCACCGTGCGCGTGTCCTCGAGCAGCTGCGGGTGCTCGTGGACGCCGGTGCGATCCAGCGGCCGTACCCGACCGAGTTCGGCGGTCAGGAGAACCACGGCGGCAACCTCGCAGCGTTCGAGGAGCTGACGACCGCGGACCCGTCGCTGCAGATCAAGGCGGGCGTGCAGTGGGGGCTCTTCGGCTCCGCCGTGCACCACCTCGGTACCGAGCGCAACCACCGCGAGTTCCTGCCGGGCATCATCCGCTTCGACGTCCCCGGCTGCTTCGCGATGACCGAGACGGGACACGGCTCCGACGTGCAGAGCATCGCGACGTCGGCGACGTACGACCCGGACACGCAGGAGTTCGTCGTCCACACGCCGTTCCGCGGCGCCTGGAAGGACTACATCGGCAACGCGGCACTGCACGGCCGCGCGGCGGTGGTGTTCGCGAAGCTCGTGACGCGGGGGGTCGACCACGGCGTGCACGCGTTCTACGTGCCGCTCCGCGACGAGGACGGCGCGTTCCTGCCGGGCGTCGGCGGCGAGGACGACGGCGTCAAGGGCGGCCTGAACGGGATCGACAACGGTCGCCTCTGGTTCGACCACGTCCGGGTGCCGCGCACGAACCTGCTGAACCGGTACGGCGACGTGGCCGAGGACGGCACCTACACGTCCCCGATCGCCTCGCCCGGTCGCCGGTTCTTCACCATGCTCGGCACCCTCGTGCAGGGCCGAGTGTCGCTCGACGGCGCCGCGGTGGTCGCACAGAAGGTCGGACTGCAGATCGCGCTCACCTACGCGGCGGAGCGTCGGCAGTTCCCGACGGGTGGCGGCGACGAGGGTGTGCTGCTCGACTACGGCCGCCACCAGCGCCGCCTGATCCCCCGGCTCGCGACCGTCTTCGCGCAGTCCTTCGCGCACGAGAAGCTCCTGCAGACCTTCGACGACGTGTTCAGCGGGCGCGAGGACACCCCGCAGCGTCGCGAGGACCTGGAGACTCAGGCCGCCGCGTTCAAGGCGATGTCCACCTGGTCGGCACTCGACACGCTCCAGGAGTGCCGCGAGGCCTGCGGTGGCGCCGGGTTCCTCGCCGAGAACCGGCTCACGAGCCTCCGCGCCGACCTCGACGTCTACGTCACGTTCGAGGGCGACAACACGATCCTGCTGCAGCTCGTCGGCAAGCGCCTGCTCACCGACTTCCGGGCGAAGGCACCGCGGGACGCGGCCTCGACCGCCCGGTTCGTCGCCGCCCAGGCAGCCACGAAGCTCGCCGACGCGTCCGGCATCCGGCGCCTCGGGCAGACCGTCTCCGACCGCGGATCCCTGGCGGCGAGCGTCACCGACCTGCAGGACCCGCGCACGCAGCGCGCACTGCTGGCCGGCCGGGTCGACACGATGGTCTCCGAGATCGGGGTGCGCCTCGCCTCGGCCGGCAAGGACCGTGCCCGGGCCGCGAAGCTGCTCAACCGCTCCCAGCACGAGCTCATCGAGGCGGCGAAGGCCCACGCCGAGCTCATGCAGTGGGACGCCTTCACGGACGCCATCGAGGCCGTCGCCCCCGGTGACACCCGGCGGGTGCTCGTCTGGCTGCGCGACCTCTTCGCGCTCGGGCTCCTCGAGCAGCACCTCGACTGGCACCTGCTGCACGGCCGACTGTCGACGCAGCGTGCCCGCGCGGTGTCGGCGTACGTCGACCGACTGGTCGCCCGGCTCCGCCCGGTGGTGCCGCAGCTCATCGAGTCGTTCGGCTACGCTCCCGAGCACGTCCGCGCGCCGATCGCCCTCGGCGAGGAGCGGGCGCGGCAGGAGGAGGCGGCGGCGTGGTTCGCCGCCGAGGCTGCTGCGAGCCGTCTGCCGGAGCAGGAGAAGAGGCCCCGCCCGTGA
- a CDS encoding peptide MFS transporter, with product MSRTTPPSAPAQQRTFFGQPFELSTPFAVELWERFSFYGMQGIVLIYMYYTVTRGGLGIDEGIANGIMGAYGGAVYLFTIIGAWVADRLIGADRTLFASAVVVMLGHIGLALIPGVAGVGVGLVLIALGSGGLKATATTIVGGLYSRDDPRRDAGFSLYYLGVNLGAFFGPLLTGLLQSSLGFHYGFGLAAVGMAAGLVQYGIRRRKLPDAVRHVTNPVDRRRLPLVAVLVVVALAVVVGSVLTGLLTVSNLPTVVVAIVIVATIAYFVVILTSGITAEERSRVFAFIPLFIASAVFWSLYQQQFTVVTQYSDQRLDRSLGDWEMPVSWVQSINPVFIIVLSGVAAAIWTKLGDRQPSTPTKFALGTGIMGIAFLLFLPFSGTGENGTPLIALVGILLVFTIAELLLSPVGQSVATKLAPARFQTQMVALFFLSVSLGTAATGVLSQYYSPTNEVPYFTVLGLVAVAVGVVLLLCAKPVLRLMRGIR from the coding sequence ATGTCTCGCACCACCCCACCCAGCGCTCCGGCGCAGCAACGCACGTTCTTCGGGCAGCCCTTCGAGCTGTCGACGCCCTTCGCGGTGGAGCTCTGGGAGCGGTTCTCGTTCTACGGCATGCAGGGCATCGTCCTGATCTACATGTACTACACCGTCACGCGCGGTGGCCTCGGCATCGACGAGGGCATCGCCAACGGGATCATGGGCGCGTACGGCGGTGCCGTGTACCTCTTCACGATCATCGGCGCGTGGGTCGCGGACCGGCTGATCGGCGCCGACCGGACCCTGTTCGCCAGTGCGGTCGTCGTCATGCTCGGTCACATCGGGCTCGCCCTGATCCCCGGCGTCGCCGGCGTCGGGGTCGGCCTCGTGCTCATCGCACTCGGCTCCGGTGGGCTCAAGGCGACCGCCACGACGATCGTCGGCGGTCTCTACAGCCGTGACGACCCGCGTCGTGACGCCGGGTTCTCGCTGTACTACCTCGGGGTGAACCTCGGCGCGTTCTTCGGGCCGCTGCTGACCGGTCTGCTGCAGTCCTCGCTCGGCTTCCACTACGGCTTCGGGCTCGCCGCGGTCGGCATGGCCGCGGGCCTCGTGCAGTACGGCATCCGCCGACGGAAGCTCCCGGATGCCGTCCGCCACGTCACCAACCCGGTCGACCGGCGCCGACTGCCGCTCGTCGCGGTGCTCGTCGTCGTCGCGCTGGCCGTCGTCGTGGGTTCGGTCCTCACCGGACTGCTCACGGTGTCGAACCTGCCGACGGTCGTCGTCGCGATCGTCATCGTCGCCACCATCGCCTACTTCGTGGTGATCCTGACCAGCGGCATCACGGCCGAGGAACGGTCCCGCGTGTTCGCCTTCATCCCGCTCTTCATCGCGAGCGCGGTCTTCTGGTCGCTGTACCAGCAGCAGTTCACCGTCGTGACCCAGTACTCGGACCAGCGCCTCGACCGGTCGCTCGGCGACTGGGAGATGCCGGTGTCGTGGGTGCAGTCCATCAACCCGGTCTTCATCATCGTGCTGTCCGGCGTCGCGGCCGCGATCTGGACGAAGCTCGGCGACCGCCAGCCCTCGACGCCGACGAAGTTCGCGCTCGGCACCGGCATCATGGGCATCGCGTTCCTGCTCTTCCTGCCGTTCTCGGGTACGGGGGAGAACGGCACGCCGCTGATCGCGCTCGTCGGCATCCTGCTCGTCTTCACCATCGCCGAGCTCCTGCTCTCGCCGGTCGGACAGTCGGTCGCGACCAAGCTCGCGCCGGCGAGGTTCCAGACGCAGATGGTCGCGCTCTTCTTCCTCTCGGTGTCGCTCGGCACCGCCGCGACGGGCGTGCTCTCGCAGTACTACTCGCCGACGAACGAGGTCCCGTACTTCACCGTCCTCGGCCTGGTTGCCGTCGCGGTCGGTGTCGTGCTGCTCCTCTGCGCGAAGCCGGTGCTGCGGCTCATGCGCGGCATCCGCTAG
- a CDS encoding ATP-binding protein: MTDTMIDAGGMPALFDTVAQWRAESMQVVNWGGFHGHRQVELSGTATLISGASGTGKSTLMDAYLAVMMPSDVPFNGASNDATTGRARSADQRNLLTYLRGKVDTRRDPETGALRDVNLRGDDQTTWGAVAVTFRNDDERRFTVLRAYLVPKRARGVGDIQMTMATVDDTFDLRRLEEFVPSRFHHLELTGRVPGLVVRDTYQELAYTLQTRLGIGDSGGGNRAMRLLARIQAGQHLPTVDALYKSLVLETPGTYEAADRALAHFSALDEAYEAMDTEERKVRILSPIVELHDEIARAKAAADALDGIAIGAEVSPFAHWTASRKRALLDAEVERNGRERTAARADVAATEARHAAVEIELREAEGRLRDQGGNALAQLEDRIDRRTRERDAVARARATFDERTTALGLTLSSERAFTEAQAASHGFLGSYAAAREELDDRRDALTREEYPLLDRERTLRQERRSLEHRQGAMPLPMHEARLAMARAAGISPDALPFVAELLDVLPAEEHWRTAIESVLAPVARTLLVDEDQLSAFSEAIDSLQLPVRVQFEGVPTGPHLDLDGDPAMVSGKLAIKDSPFSTWVRERIESDRIDARCVDSAAELGGGGRRVTPSGQLRDGRRGAHGDRRQSNVIGFTNEARMASVEQELAAIAQDLATLEARRTDVAQDLATLDALRAAHQHVVDTTWDGIDVAGLDESLARLDAERQALLAADDGLRTLRESVARLRRSLDEAADRRAAARLSVTRLEERHAVLVDGQDAAAVILARFEDTPESLPDDEQSRLLAETFEEVGAPDGIDGFDDAARRLRRRLEERLAQALDGAAAASTALTLTFQRYQDAWPDPNLGTGVASYPDYHAILDQILATGLHARRSEWRRRLSQWSGEDLVPLAGAFDRAVVEIEERLEPVNEILRELPFGANRDRLKIQIRRVTREDVTAFRRELRALSASVDTELTDDVLETRFRRLRRFMAVIRPDPAAPRGRTTQRDAVLDVRRHMEITAVRYDTEGNDLGVYSSLGDKSGGETQELVAFIVGAALRYQLGDETRPRPRFAPVFLDEAFIKADSEFAGRAVTAWLRLGFQLVVSAPLDKVTALEPSMERLLSMRKHPETGHSSITEIARA, from the coding sequence ATGACCGACACCATGATCGACGCCGGCGGGATGCCGGCGCTCTTCGACACCGTCGCGCAGTGGCGGGCGGAGTCGATGCAGGTCGTGAACTGGGGCGGCTTCCACGGGCACCGCCAGGTCGAGCTGTCCGGCACCGCGACGCTGATCTCCGGAGCGTCCGGCACCGGCAAGTCCACCCTGATGGACGCGTACCTCGCGGTCATGATGCCGTCCGACGTGCCGTTCAACGGCGCCTCGAACGACGCGACCACCGGCCGTGCGCGAAGCGCCGACCAGCGGAACCTGCTCACGTACCTGCGCGGCAAGGTGGACACGCGCCGCGACCCGGAGACGGGCGCGCTCCGCGACGTCAACCTGCGCGGCGACGACCAGACCACGTGGGGCGCGGTCGCGGTGACCTTCCGGAACGACGACGAGCGGCGCTTCACGGTGCTGCGCGCGTACCTCGTGCCGAAGCGCGCGCGGGGCGTCGGTGACATCCAGATGACCATGGCGACGGTCGACGACACGTTCGACCTGCGCCGGCTCGAGGAGTTCGTCCCGTCGCGCTTCCACCACCTCGAGCTGACCGGCCGGGTGCCGGGGCTCGTCGTGCGCGACACCTACCAGGAGCTCGCCTACACGCTGCAGACCCGACTCGGGATCGGCGACTCCGGCGGCGGGAACCGGGCGATGCGCCTGCTCGCGCGGATCCAGGCCGGGCAGCACCTGCCGACGGTCGACGCGCTGTACAAGTCGCTCGTGCTCGAGACCCCGGGGACGTACGAGGCCGCAGACCGCGCCCTCGCGCACTTCTCCGCGCTCGACGAGGCCTACGAGGCGATGGACACCGAGGAGCGCAAGGTCCGCATCCTCTCCCCCATCGTCGAGTTGCACGACGAGATCGCCCGGGCGAAGGCCGCGGCCGACGCGCTCGACGGGATCGCCATCGGCGCCGAGGTCTCCCCGTTCGCGCACTGGACGGCATCGCGGAAGCGCGCGCTGCTCGACGCCGAGGTCGAACGGAACGGACGCGAGCGCACTGCGGCCCGCGCCGACGTCGCCGCGACCGAGGCCCGGCACGCCGCCGTCGAGATCGAGCTCCGCGAGGCCGAGGGACGCCTCCGCGACCAGGGCGGGAACGCCCTCGCCCAGCTCGAGGACCGGATCGACCGGCGGACCCGTGAGCGCGACGCGGTCGCCCGGGCCCGTGCGACGTTCGACGAGCGCACGACCGCGCTCGGGCTGACACTGTCGTCGGAGCGCGCGTTCACCGAGGCGCAGGCCGCGTCGCACGGGTTCCTCGGCTCGTACGCCGCAGCCCGCGAGGAACTCGACGACCGGCGCGACGCCCTGACCCGCGAGGAGTACCCGCTCCTCGACCGCGAGCGGACCCTGCGCCAGGAGCGTCGGTCGCTCGAGCACCGGCAGGGCGCGATGCCGCTGCCGATGCACGAGGCACGACTCGCGATGGCCCGCGCTGCCGGCATCTCCCCCGACGCGCTGCCGTTCGTCGCCGAGCTGCTCGACGTGCTCCCGGCCGAGGAGCACTGGCGCACGGCGATCGAGTCCGTGCTGGCGCCCGTCGCCCGCACGCTGCTCGTCGACGAGGACCAGCTGTCGGCGTTCAGCGAGGCGATCGACTCGCTGCAGCTGCCGGTCCGCGTGCAGTTCGAGGGCGTCCCGACGGGCCCGCACCTCGACCTCGACGGCGACCCGGCGATGGTCTCCGGCAAGCTCGCGATCAAGGACTCCCCGTTCAGCACGTGGGTGCGGGAGCGCATCGAGTCCGACCGGATCGACGCGCGGTGCGTGGACTCGGCCGCGGAGCTCGGTGGCGGTGGACGTCGTGTGACCCCGTCCGGGCAGCTCCGCGACGGCCGGCGTGGGGCCCACGGCGACCGTCGGCAGTCGAACGTCATCGGCTTCACGAACGAAGCGCGCATGGCGTCGGTCGAGCAGGAGCTCGCCGCGATCGCCCAGGACCTCGCGACCCTCGAGGCCCGACGCACCGACGTCGCGCAGGACCTCGCGACGCTCGACGCCCTGCGCGCAGCGCACCAGCACGTCGTCGACACGACCTGGGACGGCATCGACGTCGCCGGGCTCGACGAGTCCCTGGCCCGCCTCGACGCCGAGCGCCAGGCGCTGCTCGCCGCAGACGACGGCTTGCGCACCCTGCGCGAGTCGGTCGCACGGCTCCGACGGTCCCTGGACGAGGCCGCCGACCGCCGGGCCGCTGCACGGCTGTCCGTCACCCGGCTCGAGGAGCGCCACGCGGTGCTCGTCGACGGCCAGGACGCCGCGGCCGTGATCCTCGCACGGTTCGAGGACACCCCGGAGTCGCTGCCGGACGACGAGCAGTCCCGACTGCTCGCCGAGACGTTCGAGGAGGTCGGCGCCCCGGACGGCATCGACGGCTTCGACGACGCCGCACGGCGGCTGCGACGCCGACTCGAGGAGCGACTCGCCCAGGCGCTCGACGGCGCCGCCGCCGCCTCGACCGCGCTCACGCTGACGTTCCAGCGGTACCAGGACGCGTGGCCCGACCCGAACCTCGGCACCGGGGTCGCGTCGTACCCCGACTACCACGCGATCCTCGACCAGATCCTGGCGACGGGGCTGCACGCCCGCCGCAGCGAGTGGCGGCGTCGCCTGTCGCAGTGGAGCGGCGAGGACCTCGTCCCGCTCGCCGGTGCGTTCGACCGCGCTGTCGTGGAGATCGAGGAGCGGCTGGAGCCCGTGAACGAGATCCTCCGCGAGCTGCCCTTCGGCGCGAACCGGGACCGCCTGAAGATCCAGATCCGCCGGGTCACCCGCGAGGACGTCACCGCCTTCCGCCGCGAGCTCCGCGCGCTGTCCGCATCGGTGGACACCGAGCTCACCGACGACGTGCTCGAGACCCGCTTCCGGCGGCTCCGTCGGTTCATGGCGGTCATCCGTCCCGACCCCGCCGCACCGCGGGGCCGGACGACGCAGCGCGACGCCGTGCTCGACGTCCGGCGGCACATGGAGATCACGGCCGTGCGGTACGACACCGAGGGCAACGACCTCGGCGTGTACTCGTCGCTCGGGGACAAGTCCGGCGGTGAGACGCAGGAGCTCGTGGCGTTCATCGTCGGGGCGGCGCTGCGCTACCAGCTCGGTGACGAGACCCGGCCGCGGCCCCGGTTCGCGCCGGTGTTCCTCGACGAGGCGTTCATCAAGGCGGACTCGGAGTTCGCGGGACGTGCCGTGACGGCGTGGCTCCGGCTCGGGTTCCAGCTCGTGGTGAGTGCGCCGCTCGACAAGGTCACCGCGCTCGAGCCGTCGATGGAGCGCCTGCTGTCCATGCGGAAGCACCCGGAGACGGGCCACTCGTCCATCACGGAGATCGCGCGCGCCTGA
- a CDS encoding DUF4194 domain-containing protein, which produces MSDTTTAPVDETDPEGTDPFEQDRLDDRDDSSFALFEGDEGRLDEPQRRALVALLRHTYVSARTHADEWRAITDGEHQLRSRLNDLFLELHVDRDREVAWKRQARSESQRRTFPTLLRDVPYTREETIVLVYLRMRLRADTRPGLDQVVVDRSEILGHVSGFLPATTDRTRDESRVAKAVERLVTARILIRTTDPDRFRVASVVEVLLPLEQLRELDRWLRSAAGGSTGDDDAAGVTGGPDAADAMTATTLDGAVLAGAAPGLPAEPTDTDDEGEADA; this is translated from the coding sequence GTGAGCGACACCACGACGGCTCCCGTCGACGAGACGGACCCCGAGGGCACCGACCCGTTCGAGCAGGACCGGCTCGACGACCGCGACGACTCGAGCTTCGCCCTCTTCGAGGGCGACGAGGGCCGCCTCGACGAGCCGCAGCGCCGTGCCCTGGTCGCGCTGCTCCGCCACACCTACGTGAGCGCGCGGACGCACGCGGACGAGTGGCGCGCGATCACCGACGGCGAGCACCAGCTCCGGTCCCGGTTGAACGACCTGTTCCTCGAACTGCACGTCGACCGCGACCGCGAGGTCGCCTGGAAGCGCCAGGCCCGCTCGGAGAGCCAGCGCCGGACCTTCCCGACGCTGCTCCGCGACGTGCCGTACACGCGCGAGGAGACGATCGTCCTCGTCTACCTGCGCATGCGCCTGCGGGCGGACACCCGACCGGGCCTCGACCAGGTCGTGGTGGACCGGTCCGAGATCCTCGGGCACGTGTCCGGGTTCCTCCCGGCGACGACAGACCGCACCCGCGACGAGTCCCGCGTCGCGAAGGCCGTCGAGCGACTCGTGACCGCGCGCATCCTCATCCGCACGACCGACCCGGACCGCTTCCGCGTCGCGAGCGTCGTCGAGGTCCTGCTCCCCCTCGAGCAGCTCCGCGAGCTCGACCGCTGGCTGCGCTCTGCCGCCGGTGGCTCGACCGGTGACGACGACGCGGCCGGCGTGACCGGCGGGCCGGACGCGGCCGACGCCATGACGGCGACCACCTTGGACGGCGCGGTGCTCGCCGGGGCCGCACCGGGCCTCCCGGCCGAGCCCACCGACACCGACGACGAAGGCGAGGCGGACGCATGA